One part of the Hydrogenobacter sp. T-2 genome encodes these proteins:
- a CDS encoding 6-pyruvoyl trahydropterin synthase family protein has protein sequence MRWQISKTFRFEAGHRVWKQNLTCGRGADFTIGKEVPVNKCVNLHGHGYVLEVVLGSNTLSEQDMVMDFYHVKNALKDLIDTMDHSFIIDINDPMYEELKTVAEKYGALKIFPVDFCPTAEALAKFFYDFLVKKLSEVGLLGDVKVVKVVLWETATSKAEYYGE, from the coding sequence ATGAGATGGCAGATTTCAAAGACTTTTAGGTTTGAAGCAGGACATAGGGTTTGGAAGCAAAACCTGACCTGTGGAAGAGGTGCGGACTTTACCATAGGTAAAGAAGTCCCAGTAAACAAATGTGTAAATCTCCACGGACATGGCTATGTGCTTGAGGTGGTCTTGGGTTCTAATACCCTTTCAGAGCAGGATATGGTTATGGACTTTTATCATGTAAAAAACGCCTTAAAGGACCTTATAGACACTATGGACCACAGCTTCATAATAGACATTAATGACCCTATGTATGAGGAGCTCAAGACTGTCGCAGAGAAATACGGAGCTCTAAAGATATTCCCTGTGGACTTTTGTCCTACCGCAGAAGCTCTTGCCAAGTTTTTCTATGACTTTTTGGTGAAGAAACTCTCTGAGGTTGGTCTTTTAGGAGATGTGAAGGTGGTAAAAGTAGTCCTTTGGGAAACCGCCACCTCAAAGGCGGAGTATTACGGTGAATGA
- a CDS encoding sulfurtransferase TusB encodes MVKTLWLVRKLGDFSSDLVEEEDIVVLIQDGVLRFPTKKGWYACREDAQARSIKIPENLTKSYEEIAELMVKCERVVVW; translated from the coding sequence ATGGTAAAGACCCTTTGGCTTGTGAGAAAGCTGGGAGATTTTAGCTCTGACCTTGTGGAGGAGGAGGATATAGTGGTGTTAATTCAAGATGGTGTTCTGAGGTTTCCCACAAAGAAGGGCTGGTATGCCTGCAGGGAAGATGCACAGGCAAGGAGCATAAAAATACCCGAAAACCTCACGAAAAGCTACGAGGAGATAGCGGAGCTTATGGTAAAATGTGAGAGAGTGGTAGTTTGGTGA
- a CDS encoding DsrE family protein: MKVAFVIKGDPFSWKCHEALRVAMALGISCEVSLILIKDGVYALSRWHPENLGIQGFDRLIENMAYVKVKVYVEDTSLEERGLKPEDLLCEVEVKSTEDIRSIIASSEAVMIW; the protein is encoded by the coding sequence ATGAAAGTCGCTTTTGTGATAAAGGGAGACCCCTTTTCGTGGAAGTGCCACGAAGCCCTAAGGGTAGCTATGGCTCTTGGAATAAGCTGTGAAGTGAGTCTTATACTTATCAAGGACGGTGTGTATGCCCTTAGCAGATGGCATCCAGAAAACTTGGGTATTCAAGGCTTTGACCGGCTTATAGAGAATATGGCTTATGTTAAAGTAAAGGTTTATGTGGAGGACACATCCCTTGAAGAGAGGGGTCTAAAGCCAGAAGACCTTCTTTGTGAGGTTGAGGTCAAAAGCACAGAAGATATAAGAAGCATTATAGCAAGCTCGGAGGCGGTTATGATATGGTAA
- a CDS encoding DsrE family protein: protein MKFLIIVTSNPFAKDYSTILNLTRELIKKGEVTIFFSGNGAYYTIRPETRELKEMGVRLLYCAHSAHQRGIEKPLDFFESSSTYNLSRLIGEYDKVLNFN, encoded by the coding sequence ATGAAGTTTCTTATCATAGTAACCAGCAACCCCTTTGCTAAGGACTACAGCACCATATTAAACCTCACAAGGGAACTCATAAAAAAGGGAGAAGTCACCATATTTTTCTCAGGAAACGGTGCCTACTACACCATAAGACCAGAAACAAGGGAGCTAAAGGAAATGGGAGTTAGACTTCTATATTGTGCCCACTCCGCCCACCAACGGGGTATAGAAAAGCCTCTTGACTTTTTTGAAAGCAGTTCCACCTACAACCTCTCAAGGCTTATAGGAGAATACGATAAGGTGTTAAACTTTAACTAA
- a CDS encoding sulfurtransferase TusA family protein, whose translation METKAIKHDRELDIRGDICPFTFVKSKLALEQMEVGQVLRVIVDYKPSAESVPKSMKEEGQEVLGVNQISENSWEILIRKVR comes from the coding sequence ATGGAGACAAAAGCCATTAAACACGACAGGGAGCTGGACATAAGAGGTGATATATGCCCCTTTACCTTTGTAAAGAGCAAGCTGGCTCTGGAGCAGATGGAAGTGGGTCAAGTGCTAAGGGTCATAGTGGACTACAAGCCTTCTGCAGAGAGCGTTCCAAAAAGCATGAAAGAAGAAGGTCAGGAAGTGCTTGGTGTTAATCAGATTTCAGAAAATAGCTGGGAGATACTAATAAGAAAGGTAAGATGA
- a CDS encoding GspE/PulE family protein yields the protein MDEAKILELLVKLGYVSRDKAVEAQAKKEKEEDIISTLLRLGFIDDVRLIDFYQKYMPQRLWRGSIENIDLPEGLKEKLPESLLRKHAIAPVKYENGKLYVLTINPFNQTAINELRFRTKINTIIPFVSTKKSIEDLLNKLYPAVDRIVESFEMGDEVEIEAEGMELSPEMLMAEAGEGPIVRLANFLIAEAVNLGASDMHIEPQEKKLLVRYRVDGVLRIYHEFPVRIKDSLVARFKIMANLDIAEKRRPQDGRIRTRFKGKKIDLRVSTVPAVYGEKVVMRIQEAEKYLSVKLDDLGFEADDLEKFRKAIWTPWGMILVTGPTGSGKTTTLYAALMERNTPDVNIMTAEDPVEVAIPGLNQVQVNERIGLTFASVLRAFLRQDPDIILIGEIRDTETAEIGIKAALTGHLVFSTLHTNDAPSSITRLVDMGIEPFLVGSSVILIVAQRLVRKLCTKCKMPDDTPKEALYRLGVLKSPDEDIVIYKANPKGCEYCNGSGYKGRTAVHEILEVDEELRKLIVKGATAEDIRDLARKKGMRTLYEAGILKVRKGITSLAEVERVLAK from the coding sequence ATGGATGAGGCAAAGATTCTTGAGCTTCTTGTAAAGTTAGGATACGTAAGCAGGGATAAGGCGGTGGAGGCACAAGCTAAGAAGGAGAAGGAGGAGGATATAATAAGCACGCTTCTAAGACTCGGCTTTATTGATGATGTTCGCCTAATAGATTTCTATCAGAAATATATGCCACAGAGGTTGTGGAGAGGTAGCATTGAAAATATAGACCTTCCCGAAGGATTAAAAGAAAAACTTCCAGAGAGCCTGCTGAGAAAACATGCCATAGCACCCGTCAAGTATGAGAATGGGAAACTCTATGTCTTGACCATAAACCCTTTTAATCAAACCGCCATAAACGAGCTAAGGTTTAGGACAAAGATAAACACCATAATACCCTTTGTTTCCACGAAAAAGTCTATAGAAGACCTGCTTAACAAGCTGTATCCTGCGGTAGACAGAATTGTGGAGAGCTTTGAAATGGGTGATGAGGTAGAAATAGAAGCAGAGGGGATGGAACTATCCCCCGAGATGCTGATGGCGGAAGCAGGAGAGGGACCTATCGTTAGATTGGCGAACTTCCTTATAGCGGAGGCGGTAAACCTTGGAGCTTCGGACATGCATATAGAGCCTCAGGAGAAAAAGCTCTTGGTAAGATACAGGGTGGACGGTGTTTTGAGAATATACCATGAGTTTCCTGTAAGGATAAAGGACTCTTTGGTAGCAAGGTTCAAGATTATGGCAAACCTTGATATAGCAGAAAAGAGAAGACCTCAGGATGGAAGGATAAGAACAAGGTTCAAAGGTAAGAAGATAGACCTTAGGGTTTCTACCGTGCCCGCCGTCTATGGAGAGAAGGTTGTTATGAGAATTCAGGAGGCGGAGAAGTATTTAAGTGTGAAACTTGACGACCTTGGCTTTGAAGCCGATGACCTTGAGAAATTCAGAAAAGCCATATGGACCCCTTGGGGTATGATACTGGTTACTGGACCCACAGGTTCTGGTAAGACCACTACCCTATATGCAGCCCTAATGGAACGCAATACTCCTGATGTAAACATAATGACCGCAGAAGACCCAGTTGAGGTAGCCATTCCTGGACTAAATCAAGTGCAAGTCAACGAGAGAATAGGACTTACTTTTGCAAGTGTTTTGAGAGCCTTTCTAAGACAAGACCCAGACATCATACTCATAGGTGAGATAAGAGATACAGAAACTGCGGAGATAGGCATAAAGGCAGCGCTTACAGGACACTTGGTCTTTTCCACTTTGCACACCAACGACGCACCTTCTTCCATAACAAGGCTTGTAGATATGGGTATAGAGCCTTTCTTGGTAGGTTCTTCTGTAATACTCATCGTAGCCCAGAGGCTCGTGAGAAAGCTCTGCACCAAGTGTAAAATGCCGGACGATACACCTAAAGAAGCACTCTACAGGCTCGGTGTCCTAAAATCGCCTGATGAGGACATAGTTATCTATAAGGCAAATCCTAAGGGTTGTGAATACTGCAATGGCTCTGGTTACAAGGGCAGAACCGCTGTGCATGAGATACTGGAAGTGGACGAAGAACTAAGAAAGCTCATCGTAAAGGGGGCCACCGCAGAAGACATAAGAGACCTTGCCAGAAAAAAGGGTATGAGAACCCTATACGAAGCTGGCATACTAAAGGTAAGAAAGGGTATAACTTCCCTTGCTGAGGTGGAAAGGGTGCTTGCAAAATAG
- the panB gene encoding 3-methyl-2-oxobutanoate hydroxymethyltransferase: MDGITVRSLFKKKREGKKIVMVSTYDYISAKLCEQVGIDCILVGDSLGMVFQGQDTTLPVSLEEMIYHAKAVRRGAKNTFVIVDMPFMSYQVSIEEAIRNCGRVIKETGANAVKIEGGEEVAELVYRLVNIGIPVVGHIGFTPQSVHALGGYRVVGRAVEEAERVKSDFKALEEAGAFMVVLESIPKGLTKELTEGSRAITIGIGAGPYCDGQVLVFHDLVGLVEDIKPRFVKRYLEGAELFRNALNRFKSEVESGLFPSEEESYG, translated from the coding sequence ATGGATGGTATAACCGTAAGAAGCCTTTTTAAGAAAAAGCGGGAGGGCAAGAAGATAGTTATGGTGTCTACCTATGACTATATCTCCGCAAAACTCTGCGAACAGGTAGGTATAGACTGTATACTCGTGGGAGACTCTCTTGGAATGGTCTTTCAGGGGCAGGATACTACCTTGCCTGTTAGCCTTGAAGAGATGATATACCATGCAAAGGCGGTCAGAAGGGGTGCAAAAAACACCTTTGTTATCGTGGATATGCCCTTTATGAGCTATCAGGTAAGCATTGAGGAAGCCATAAGAAACTGTGGAAGGGTTATAAAGGAAACGGGAGCAAACGCAGTAAAGATAGAGGGTGGTGAAGAGGTGGCGGAGTTAGTATACAGGCTTGTAAACATCGGCATACCCGTGGTAGGACATATTGGTTTTACACCTCAAAGCGTGCATGCACTGGGTGGATATAGGGTAGTGGGAAGGGCAGTGGAAGAGGCGGAACGTGTCAAAAGTGATTTTAAAGCACTGGAAGAAGCGGGAGCTTTTATGGTGGTGCTTGAGAGCATACCGAAGGGACTTACAAAAGAGCTTACAGAAGGGTCAAGAGCCATAACCATAGGCATAGGTGCAGGACCTTACTGCGATGGTCAGGTTTTGGTATTTCATGACCTTGTGGGTCTTGTGGAGGATATAAAGCCAAGGTTTGTAAAAAGATACCTTGAAGGAGCGGAGCTTTTTAGGAATGCCCTAAATAGGTTTAAAAGCGAGGTAGAATCAGGACTTTTCCCATCAGAGGAGGAGAGTTATGGATGA
- a CDS encoding NUDIX hydrolase has protein sequence MKEPKTPYLAVDGILRLWEGERFKGIVLIERLYAPEGLALPGGFVEVGETVESAVLREIKEETGLDARINRLFGVYSDPKRDPRFHVVSVVFVCDAEGEPKAGDDAKRVRVYKLEDLPLDLLVFDHKSILLDYMKKC, from the coding sequence ATGAAAGAACCAAAAACTCCCTATCTTGCAGTGGATGGTATACTAAGGCTCTGGGAAGGTGAAAGATTTAAAGGCATAGTGCTTATAGAAAGGTTATACGCTCCAGAGGGTTTAGCCCTGCCCGGAGGCTTTGTGGAGGTGGGAGAAACTGTAGAATCCGCAGTATTGAGAGAAATAAAGGAAGAAACGGGTCTTGATGCAAGGATAAACAGGCTTTTTGGAGTCTATTCTGACCCAAAGAGGGACCCAAGGTTTCATGTGGTTTCTGTGGTCTTTGTGTGCGATGCGGAGGGTGAACCAAAGGCTGGAGACGATGCAAAAAGGGTAAGGGTTTACAAACTTGAAGACCTGCCTCTTGACCTTTTGGTCTTTGACCATAAAAGCATACTTTTAGACTACATGAAAAAATGTTAA
- a CDS encoding DUF2325 domain-containing protein, whose product MRLLVLGGHDRMRARVKELSKRYGVNIKFINQETQQNIDNALACADWVIVFTSLVGHNMVRLAKDYAKDRCIFCHSHGVCSLEREIKRLVKNEESSIDI is encoded by the coding sequence ATGCGGTTGTTGGTTCTTGGAGGACACGACAGGATGAGGGCAAGGGTTAAAGAGCTTTCCAAGAGGTATGGAGTAAACATCAAGTTTATCAACCAAGAAACACAGCAGAACATTGACAACGCATTGGCATGTGCGGACTGGGTGATAGTCTTTACCAGTCTTGTGGGGCACAACATGGTGAGACTTGCCAAAGACTACGCCAAGGATAGGTGTATCTTTTGCCACTCTCATGGTGTGTGCAGTCTGGAGAGGGAGATAAAGAGGCTGGTAAAAAATGAGGAGAGTAGCATTGATATTTAA
- a CDS encoding ferritin-like domain-containing protein: protein MDKTAVIQKLNRILELELAGVVRYTHYALMVYGVNRIPIVKWLEKQAEDSLQHAREAGELITYLGGHPSLGIGPLLETYRHEIEEILKESLEHELKAFEEYRALLELVKDKDPRLEEWVREKLKEELEHYDEVNKMLRKPGQIEVYQ from the coding sequence ATGGACAAGACTGCAGTCATCCAGAAACTCAACCGTATACTTGAGCTGGAGCTGGCGGGCGTGGTGAGATACACTCACTATGCACTTATGGTATATGGGGTGAACCGTATACCCATCGTCAAGTGGCTTGAAAAACAGGCAGAAGACTCGCTTCAGCACGCCAGAGAGGCAGGAGAGCTCATTACCTACCTTGGCGGACATCCATCTTTGGGTATTGGTCCTCTACTTGAGACCTACAGGCACGAGATTGAGGAAATACTAAAGGAGTCTTTGGAGCATGAACTCAAAGCCTTTGAGGAGTATAGGGCACTGCTTGAGCTTGTAAAGGACAAGGACCCAAGGCTTGAAGAATGGGTAAGAGAAAAGCTCAAAGAGGAGCTTGAGCACTACGACGAGGTTAACAAAATGCTCAGAAAACCTGGACAGATTGAGGTTTACCAGTGA
- a CDS encoding TonB-dependent receptor plug domain-containing protein, with protein sequence MRKKLFLLAVFSSTALAQETLEDVVISATRQELEQKLAPPPVNVIRDRDLKDLGKSQKLSDLLLFDSSVYLLRSRGRSFFSIRGFDADKVLVLVDGRRLASETDRDFEPFRIGLDRVERVEILKGPASVLYGSDALGGVVNIILKEPLKPELSYSLKYGKYTSSNKPEAFDLSLSAFSGRVGNFSVGAYLRSSTERSFLFPPTRTSLEPKNQVADFGVSLFYYLDESSKSKLRLDLEKQKHESESRISTFVPGTRPPQRTTATGKNENHRLNASLSLNLDRGTWRGFVRAYLSNLEADFRQREVSTNRLLRSDDQKFYLWVLEGNLSFDLFESHRLTFGGEFRREGLESTRIGRGKDKGLVDRGALEGPKRKYKVDDDFYALYLQDEWFVSDKLFLTAGIRYDGSKDGDDNLSPRVGLTYSLLPDLRLKANYSQGFRNPPLRDRYIFFQMSNYYVVGNPDLKSEKTQGIDLGIEKDFTHRGGIRANYFYMKAKDLIEVQTVCDNIRGTAPALCPILDFPLPPGFFAATYRNIGKAKFTGFELSGFYEPLNWLRLRTSYTYLEAKDESQDQRLLQRPRHRAVGELALKPLENTKISLTVQHSSDVLYLINNRPQKKDFTLLGLAVNQRVFRGLELFGGVDNLNNKKDYDIGLLGSFYYAGVRGTF encoded by the coding sequence ATGAGAAAAAAGCTTTTCTTGCTTGCGGTTTTTAGCTCCACAGCCCTTGCCCAAGAGACACTTGAAGATGTGGTAATATCCGCCACAAGACAGGAGCTGGAGCAAAAGCTGGCACCACCACCGGTGAATGTGATAAGGGACAGGGACCTAAAGGACTTGGGAAAGAGTCAAAAACTCTCAGACCTTTTACTTTTTGATAGCAGTGTTTACTTGCTTAGGTCGAGGGGAAGGAGCTTTTTTAGCATAAGAGGCTTTGATGCGGACAAGGTCTTGGTGCTTGTGGATGGCAGGAGGTTGGCTTCTGAAACGGATAGGGACTTTGAACCTTTTAGGATAGGGCTTGATAGGGTGGAGAGGGTGGAGATATTGAAAGGTCCTGCCAGCGTGCTATACGGCTCGGACGCCTTGGGTGGTGTGGTAAACATAATCCTAAAAGAACCTCTAAAGCCAGAGCTTAGCTACAGCCTCAAGTATGGCAAGTATACCTCTTCCAATAAACCAGAAGCCTTTGACCTATCTCTTAGTGCCTTTAGTGGTCGTGTTGGAAACTTTAGCGTGGGTGCTTATCTGCGGTCTTCTACAGAGAGGAGCTTTCTCTTTCCTCCCACCAGAACAAGCCTTGAACCTAAAAACCAAGTTGCAGACTTTGGAGTGAGTCTTTTCTACTACTTGGATGAGTCCTCAAAGAGCAAGCTAAGGCTTGACCTTGAAAAACAAAAACACGAATCAGAGTCAAGGATTTCCACCTTTGTGCCAGGAACAAGACCGCCTCAGAGAACCACTGCAACAGGTAAAAACGAAAACCACAGGCTTAATGCATCCCTCTCTCTAAACCTTGACAGGGGAACATGGAGAGGATTTGTAAGGGCTTATCTTTCCAACTTAGAGGCGGACTTCAGACAGCGTGAGGTAAGCACCAACAGGCTTTTGAGGTCTGATGACCAAAAGTTTTACCTTTGGGTTTTGGAGGGCAATCTCTCCTTTGACCTTTTTGAAAGCCATAGGCTTACCTTTGGTGGTGAGTTTAGAAGGGAGGGATTGGAGAGCACAAGGATAGGTAGAGGCAAAGACAAGGGGCTCGTAGACAGGGGAGCCCTTGAGGGACCAAAAAGAAAATACAAGGTGGATGACGACTTTTATGCCCTATACCTGCAGGATGAGTGGTTTGTAAGCGATAAACTCTTTCTAACCGCTGGCATAAGATACGATGGCAGTAAGGATGGGGATGATAACTTAAGCCCGAGGGTGGGACTTACCTATAGCCTTCTGCCAGACCTAAGGTTAAAGGCAAACTACTCTCAGGGCTTTAGAAACCCACCTCTTAGAGACAGATACATCTTCTTTCAGATGTCCAACTACTATGTGGTGGGTAACCCAGACCTCAAAAGCGAGAAAACTCAAGGTATAGACCTTGGCATAGAAAAGGACTTTACTCATAGGGGCGGCATAAGGGCTAACTACTTCTACATGAAGGCAAAGGACCTCATAGAAGTCCAGACAGTATGCGACAACATAAGAGGAACCGCACCAGCTTTGTGTCCTATTTTGGACTTTCCTCTACCACCAGGCTTTTTTGCAGCAACATACAGGAATATTGGAAAGGCTAAGTTTACTGGTTTTGAACTTTCTGGCTTTTATGAACCTTTAAACTGGCTTCGTCTTAGGACTTCCTACACTTACCTTGAGGCAAAGGACGAGAGCCAAGACCAAAGGCTTTTACAAAGACCCAGACACAGGGCGGTGGGTGAGTTGGCACTTAAGCCTCTTGAGAACACAAAGATAAGCCTTACAGTCCAGCACTCTTCTGACGTGCTTTACCTTATAAACAACAGACCTCAAAAGAAGGACTTTACGCTCCTCGGCTTGGCTGTAAACCAAAGGGTCTTCAGAGGGCTTGAGCTCTTTGGTGGTGTGGATAACCTAAACAACAAAAAGGACTATGACATTGGCTTGCTTGGTAGCTTCTACTACGCAGGCGTAAGAGGCACTTTCTAA
- a CDS encoding MotA/TolQ/ExbB proton channel family protein produces MWVEYVFMGIMLGMSLVAGYVFFERLFFYRRVDISSFSTRAGLERELTKGLYIIASVASNAPYVGLLGTVIGIMHTFQVMGREGIGDTLRIMVGLALALKATAMGLLVAIPAGIAYNYLLRRARDLLYQWEDTRQKEGPKT; encoded by the coding sequence ATGTGGGTTGAATATGTGTTTATGGGCATTATGCTGGGTATGAGCCTTGTTGCGGGCTATGTCTTCTTTGAGAGGCTCTTCTTTTACAGAAGGGTGGATATATCCTCCTTTTCCACAAGGGCTGGGCTGGAGAGGGAGCTCACCAAGGGGCTATACATAATAGCTTCTGTTGCTTCTAACGCACCCTATGTGGGGCTTTTAGGCACGGTTATAGGCATAATGCACACCTTTCAGGTCATGGGAAGGGAGGGTATAGGGGATACTCTAAGGATAATGGTAGGGCTTGCACTTGCCTTGAAGGCTACCGCCATGGGTCTTTTGGTCGCCATACCTGCAGGCATAGCCTATAACTACCTCCTTAGAAGGGCAAGAGACCTCCTCTACCAGTGGGAAGACACAAGACAAAAAGAGGGTCCAAAGACATGA
- a CDS encoding energy transducer TonB, giving the protein MKLDLRAFTLSFLVHSLAGFIAFQMIRFELVEKKVVELDLSMLEVRKEVHKDTSQKPIQSIRDKVEPQSPMRENTRERVETLPTHTSIKTVEREESKSQPLGVLEEATREETQEVKPTLSGEGIEPKDKGEVHAGQPIKEGSKTLGEASGAKPRELTSSDRHGGAGGKGEEDYSVLYSRQNFESIRSLVRSHLEYPTLARMRGWEGRVVVLICLEGRSLCGLSIKESSGYRVLDDAVIRAVQKAHRDFPFAERRVNLSLPVQFTLKEGS; this is encoded by the coding sequence ATGAAGTTAGACCTTAGGGCTTTTACCTTGTCCTTTTTAGTCCACTCCTTGGCTGGCTTTATAGCCTTCCAGATGATACGCTTTGAGCTGGTGGAGAAGAAGGTGGTAGAACTTGACCTGTCTATGTTAGAGGTGAGGAAGGAAGTCCATAAGGATACATCACAAAAACCAATTCAAAGCATAAGGGATAAGGTAGAACCTCAAAGTCCTATGAGAGAAAACACAAGGGAAAGGGTAGAGACCCTGCCAACCCATACCTCCATAAAGACTGTAGAAAGGGAAGAGTCAAAAAGCCAACCCTTGGGAGTTCTGGAGGAGGCTACAAGGGAGGAAACCCAAGAGGTAAAACCCACACTCTCAGGAGAAGGCATAGAGCCAAAGGATAAAGGAGAAGTGCATGCAGGTCAGCCAATTAAAGAAGGCTCAAAGACCTTGGGTGAGGCTTCAGGTGCAAAACCCAGAGAGCTTACCTCCTCAGATAGGCATGGTGGGGCGGGGGGGAAGGGGGAGGAAGACTACAGCGTCCTTTATAGTAGACAGAACTTTGAAAGTATAAGGTCTTTGGTTAGGAGCCACCTTGAGTATCCTACCCTTGCAAGGATGAGGGGATGGGAGGGGAGGGTGGTGGTTCTTATCTGTCTTGAGGGAAGGTCCTTGTGTGGTCTTTCTATAAAGGAGAGCTCAGGCTACAGGGTGCTTGACGACGCGGTAATAAGGGCGGTTCAAAAAGCTCATAGGGACTTTCCCTTTGCGGAAAGAAGGGTAAACCTTTCTCTTCCCGTTCAGTTCACTCTAAAGGAGGGTAGCTAA
- a CDS encoding MotA/TolQ/ExbB proton channel family protein, with the protein MEKVFYQIVMVFQYPVYALIVLMFVYSLFDLGFFTARAIKRALGKNHPPPLKPGDLYMKALKSLEIPRLVSRVAPLLGLVGTLIPLGPALLALAEGNTQELGRKLSFAFGAVSLSLISASISYYTSTVRRRWLLEDIKKLEEKDVSPQEG; encoded by the coding sequence ATGGAGAAGGTTTTCTACCAGATTGTTATGGTCTTTCAGTATCCTGTTTACGCACTTATTGTGCTTATGTTTGTCTATTCTCTCTTTGACCTTGGCTTTTTTACCGCAAGAGCCATAAAGAGGGCTTTGGGCAAAAACCACCCTCCCCCACTAAAACCAGGGGACCTATACATGAAGGCACTAAAATCCTTGGAAATACCAAGGCTTGTCTCAAGGGTTGCACCCCTCTTGGGACTTGTGGGAACTCTTATACCCTTGGGACCTGCCCTGCTTGCCCTTGCGGAGGGGAATACCCAAGAACTTGGCAGAAAGCTCTCCTTTGCCTTTGGTGCAGTGAGCCTCTCCCTAATATCTGCAAGCATTAGCTACTACACCTCCACGGTGCGAAGAAGGTGGCTCTTGGAGGACATTAAGAAGTTGGAGGAGAAGGATGTCAGTCCTCAAGAAGGCTGA
- a CDS encoding type II toxin-antitoxin system HicA family toxin → MKNLTYRELTYILRKLGCYELERKGGGSHRKWYNPNTGRSTIIPDWSKRPLKKGTVNAIIKQLLIDKDQFLSLLED, encoded by the coding sequence ATGAAAAACCTCACATATAGAGAATTGACATATATACTTAGGAAGCTTGGGTGCTATGAACTGGAAAGAAAAGGTGGAGGTTCGCATAGGAAATGGTATAATCCAAACACAGGAAGGTCTACAATTATACCAGATTGGAGTAAGAGACCTCTTAAAAAAGGAACAGTTAACGCTATAATAAAACAACTTCTCATTGATAAAGACCAATTCCTCAGCCTTCTTGAGGACTGA
- a CDS encoding DUF2149 domain-containing protein — MNYKELVRQELERLEEETDPMLSVVNMIDAFLAVVIALLLVLVNSPFNPFTKEDYVLVKNPDKENMEILIKKGEKLERYVKTQSVGEGKGVKVGITYRLEDGTLIYVPEE; from the coding sequence ATGAACTATAAAGAGCTTGTGCGTCAAGAGTTAGAGAGGTTAGAGGAAGAGACAGACCCCATGCTGTCGGTGGTAAACATGATTGACGCCTTTTTGGCGGTGGTTATAGCCCTGCTTTTGGTCTTGGTAAACAGCCCCTTTAACCCTTTCACCAAGGAGGACTATGTGCTTGTTAAAAACCCTGACAAGGAAAACATGGAAATCCTCATAAAGAAGGGAGAAAAACTTGAAAGATACGTAAAGACTCAAAGCGTAGGTGAGGGGAAGGGAGTAAAGGTGGGCATAACCTACCGCTTAGAGGATGGAACTCTCATATACGTGCCGGAGGAGTAA